Proteins encoded together in one Lagopus muta isolate bLagMut1 chromosome 3, bLagMut1 primary, whole genome shotgun sequence window:
- the C3H5orf22 gene encoding UPF0489 protein C5orf22 homolog, with the protein MSGAAAACGPRRRGGGLRSYPALPVWVVEDHQDVLPFIYRAIGSKHLPASNISFVHLDSHPDLLIPVNMPADTVFDKEALFNELSIENWIMPAVYAGHISQVVWLHPPWAQQISEGEHNFLVGKDISTTTIRVTGTDHYFLSDGLYVPADQLENPKPLNLHVVLINPTEASNSQEENDKVASAKRLKLNTDDTASTAATSSSVAPGDHDNNFSSVKDKEVQHASALNRAKMLPECSASSSLRNNECPVREVAKDISQVLQNGDAFVLDIDLDFFSVKNPFKEMYTKTEYELLQELYKFKKPHRNATEEDLLDCVENRVHQLEDLEAAFADFCDNDDEETLQKWASYPGLKPLVQLVHSLKSRMESPDYEMVHQAGLTCDYVELPHHVSTKEEIEGLLQSMKILLLNMPKPTLVTVARSSLDDYCPSEQVDIIQEKVLSLLGFVYGTLDVHLDYSSNSSSL; encoded by the exons ATGAGCGGCGCTGCGGCTGCATGCGGGCCCCGGCGCCGCGGCGGGGGGCTGCGGTCGTACCCTGCGCTGCCGGTGTGGGTGGTGGAGGACCACCAGGAC GTGCTGCCTTTCATCTATCGTGCGATTGGTTCAAAGCATCTGCCTGCCAGTAACATCAGCTTTGTTCACCTTGATTCCCACCCAGACCTCCTTATCCCTGTGAATATGCCTGCAGATACCGTGTTTGACAAAGAAGCACTTTTTAA TGAGCTAAGTATTGAGAACTGGATTATGCCTGCTGTTTATGCTGGCCATATTTCTCAAGTGGTGTGGCTTCACCCACCGTGGGCTCAGCAGATCTCAGAGGGAGAACACAATTTTTTAGTTGGGAAAGACATATCAACAACTACAATCAG GGTTACAGGTACAGATCATTACTTTTTAAGTGATGGTCTTTATGTCCCCGCTGATCAGCTAGAAAATCCAAAGCCTTTAAATTTACACGTCGTCCTCATTAATCCTACTGAAGCATCAAACAGCcaggaagaaaatgacaaagTAGCATCCGCTAAGAGACTGAAGCTAAATACAGATGATACAGCAAGCACTGCTGCTACCTCTTCATCAGTGGCTCCTGGGGACCACGATAACAACTTCTCAAGTGTGAAGGACAAGGAAGTACAACATGCAAGTGCCCTGAACAGAGCAAAAATGTTGCCAGAATGCTCAGCTTCAAGCTCCCTAAGAAACAATGAATGTCCAGTAAGGGAGGTTGCTAAAGATATCTCCCAAGTTCTTCAGAATGGGGATGCATTTGTTTTAGATATtgacttagattttttttcagttaagaatccatttaaagaaatgtaCACAAAG ACAGAATATGAGCTCTTACAGGAGTTGTACAAGTTCAAGAAACCTCACAGAAATGCAACAGAG GAGGATTTGCTGGATTGTGTTGAAAACCGTGTCCATCAGCTAGAAGATCTAGAAGCAGCGTTTGCAGATTTTTGTGACAATGATGATGAAGAGACCTTACAGAAGTGGGCTTCATATCCTGG ATTGAAACCACTTGTTCAACTAGTACACagtttgaaaagcagaatggaGAGCCCAGACTATGAAATG GTCCATCAGGCTGGTCTGACCTGTGATTATGTTGAACTTCCCCACCATGTTAGCACCAAGGAAGAGATTGAAGGCCTCTTACAGTCCATGAAGATTCTGCTGTTAAACATGCCAAAGCCCACGCTTGTGACAGTAGCTCG ATCAAGTCTGGATGACTATTGCCCTTCAGAGCAGGTTGACATCATTCAAGAGAAGGTTCTCAGTTTACTTGGTTTCGTGTATGGCACTCTGGATGTGCATTTAGATTACTCAAGCAATTCGTCTTCTTTGTGA